From Pieris rapae chromosome 3, ilPieRapa1.1, whole genome shotgun sequence, a single genomic window includes:
- the LOC110997676 gene encoding organic cation transporter protein codes for MSGKKLNLDLVLEELGQFGRYQIKNYLLILVPILFSAIYNSQYIFAAASINYRCRVPQCEETPPRFETNGWGPWALPDSGGRCERYVSTGDTCSADSFNNSQTERCNSWVYEHNNTIVATFDLACAEWKRTLVGTIHSAGIFIALPLTAYISDSFGRRVAFILTAVAPAAVGVIRSFSTNYIMYVSLELIEAIVGSGVYTSGFILALEMVGINRRVLGGNMISCAFAIGQALVSLIAWGIPEWRTLTRVLYAPSFIFILYCFMIEESVRWLLSKGKIKEAARIIFKAAEINKKKLSPETIKLLTDENVQLEDSAPTSDDKKESLAMQVLRSRVLMSRLFICSFWWITVTFIYYGLSINSVSLGGNSYVNYLLTALVEIPGYCLSVLTLDRFGRKASIMTAFFVCGLSLLGLPFIPEHVQWAQTCLNLLGKLAISMVFSSIYIYTSELYPTSVRHTMVALCSMGGRIGQLIAPQTPLLMEYMPSLPYLLFGLMAAIAGFLMLLTPETLHIQLPDTIKQAEGIAIAPRTRKTTDIIVD; via the exons ATGTCCGGAAAGAAGTTAAACTTGGACTTGGTCCTTGAAGAGTTGGGACAGTTCGGAAGATATCAGATAAAGAACTACCTCTTAATTTTGGTACCCATACTATTTAGTGCGATTTACAATAGTCAGTATATCTTTGCAGCTGCCAGCATAAATTACAG ATGTCGCGTGCCCCAATGTGAAGAAACGCCGCCTCGTTTCGAGACGAATGGTTGGGGGCCGTGGGCGCTGCCAGACTCGGGCGGCCGGTGCGAGCGATATGTGTCTACGGGAGATACTTGTTCGGCAGATTCCTTTAACAACTCCCAGACTGAACGCTGCAACAGCTGGGTTTATGAACACAACAACACTATTGTTGCCACC TTTGACCTGGCGTGCGCCGAGTGGAAGCGAACGCTGGTTGGGACCATACACAGTGCAGGCATTTTCATCGCGCTGCCGCTTACTGCCTATATATCAGACTC ATTCGGTCGACGCGTAGCGTTTATCCTGACGGCTGTGGCACCAGCGGCGGTGGGCGTGATCCGGTCCTTTTCCACCAACTACATCATGTACGTTAGCCTTGAGCTAATCGAAGCTATTGTCGGCTCAGGCGTCTACACCTCGGGTTTCATTCTAG CTTTAGAGATGGTGGGAATCAACCGGAGAGTCCTCGGCGGAAATATGATATCCTGTGCATTTGCCATCGGGCAAGCGTTGGTATCACTAATCGCTTGGGGAATTCCAGAGTGGAGAACATTGACGAGGGTCCTTTACGCTCCATCGTTCATATTTATCCTGTACTGCTTTATGATAGAAGAGAGTGTCCGATGGCTGCTAAgcaaaggaaaaataaaggaGGCAGcgagaataatatttaaagcggCCGagataaacaaaaagaaattatcCCCGGAGACGATAAAATTATTGACCGATGAAAATGTTCAATTGGAAGATTCCGCCCCTACGAGCGATGATAAGAAGGAATCTCTGGCGATGCAAGTCCTCCGCTCCAGGGTCTTGATGTCGAGATTGTTTATTTGCTCGTTTTGGTGGATCACAGTGACGTTTATTTACTACGGCCTATCCATAAACTCTGTATCCCTCGGGGGCAATAGTTACGTAAACTACCTCCTCACTGCGCTGGTAGAAATTCCGGGATACTGTCTCAGTGTGTTGACCTTGGACCGCTTCGGGAGGAAGGCGTCTATCATGACTGCATTCTTCGTTTGCGGATTATCACTGCTCGGATTGCCATTTATACCAGAAC ATGTACAGTGGGCTCAAACGTGCCTCAACTTATTGGGAAAGCTGGCCATCAGTATGGTGTTcagtagtatatatatatacacatcaGAACTGTACCCCACATCAGTACGTCACACGATGGTAGCGCTGTGCTCTATGGGGGGCCGGATAGGGCAACTCATCGCGCCACAGACCCCCCTTTTG atGGAGTACATGCCATCACTGCCGTACCTTTTATTCGGATTAATGGCAGCGATAGCAGGATTTCTGATGCTGCTCACGCCAGAAACTCTCCACATTCAGCTGCCTGATACCATCAAGCAGGCTGAAGGGATAGCCATTGCTCCGAGAACCAGAAAGACCACAGACATCATAGTGGACTAG
- the LOC110997677 gene encoding organic cation transporter protein, translated as MTDKSESLESERKSEKLIDLDHVLVNELGQFGRFQFKYICLIALPIMSSAFFSDYVFIAAAVPHRCRISECGEINKSAVFRPEWITNAVSVKSGDSTLSSCERYAPAGTGSNGSLLNCPIELFNHSYTQKCDAFVYERDTSVVYDFDLGCKEWLRTLAGTISSLGTLLVLPFIGYISDHYGRRMALLVSILNTAIVGVFKAFSVNYTMFLTLQLLETTLGGGLFSAAYIFAAELVGPKFRVFTSATCSSTFATGQVVLGAVAWLVQPWRTLVLSLYIPVFLLLSYYWVFSESIRWLLSKKRYAEARIALENVARVNRTKISEKSMNELMNPPTKPERDENHSLTKSILQSPVLLRRVCTTPVWWITTTFVYYGLSINSTSLSKTVYLNYILTVAIEIPGFYTAVLTLDRFGRKTTLCTGFFFSAACNLAFVFIPAELGAFRMVVYLAGKFGISLVFTSLYLYTSELYPTEFRHSLLGFSSMIGRIGSVCAPLTPLLTNLWHGLPNTIFAILGLISGVLVLSQPETLGTNLPDTLEEAEDIGKIKA; from the exons atgactgACAAAAGTGAAAGTTTGGAATCTGAGAGAAAAAGTGAGAAGTTAATAGATTTGGACCATGTCCTGGTTAACGAGCTGGGCCAGTTTGGGCGATTTCAGTTCAAGTACATCTGTCTCATTGCGTTGCCTATCATGAGCTCGGCTTTCTTCAGTGACTACGTCTTCATAGCGGCTGCAGTACCGCACAG atgTCGCATTTCTGAATGCGGTGAGATAAATAAGAGTGCCGTTTTCCGCCCAGAGTGGATCACCAACGCAGTGTCGGTCAAATCGGGGGATTCTACGCTTTCCAGTTGCGAAAGATATGCACCTGCAGGCACTGGCTCTAATGGCTCTTTGCTGAACTGTCCCATAGAACTGTTCAATCATTCATATACCCAGAAATGCGATGCATTTGTGTACGAAAGAGACACTTCTGTCGTATATGAC TTTGATCTCGGATGTAAGGAGTGGCTCAGAACCCTTGCAGGAACCATAAGTAGCCTAGGAACGTTATTAGTTCTACCTTTCATCGGTTACATTTCTGACCATTATGGACGTCGCATGGCTCTGCTCGTCAGCATCCTCAATACGGCTATCGTAGGAGTGTTCAAGGCTTTTTCTGTAAACTATACAATGTTTTTGACTTTGCAACTACTAGAAACAACGTTAGGAGGTGGATTGTTTAGCGCTGCCTATATTTTTG CTGCAGAGCTAGTTGGCCCCAAGTTCCGAGTATTTACCTCCGCTACATGTTCCTCGACGTTCGCCACTGGTCAGGTAGTCCTCGGTGCCGTGGCCTGGCTTGTCCAACCTTGGCGGACCTTGGTACTATCTCTCTACATCCCGGTCTTCCTTCTCTTATCTTATTACTGGGTATTCTCGGAAAGTATCAGATGGCTTTTATCAAAGAAAAGGTATGCCGAAGCTAGAATAGCACTGGAAAATGTCGCGAGAGTTAACAGAACCAAAATTAGCGAGAAATCTATGAATGAATTGATGAATCCTCCCACTAAACCGGAGAGA GACGAGAATCACAGTCTGACGAAATCAATATTGCAATCCCCTGTTCTGCTCAGACGTGTATGTACAACTCCTGTCTGGTGGATCACAACTACGTTTGTTTACTACGGCCTGTCAATTAACTCAACGAGCCTGTCGAAAAcagtgtatttaaattatattcttaccGTTGCAATAGAAATACCAGGCTTCTACACGGCCGTGCTCACATTGGATAGATTCGGGAGAAAGACGACGCTTTGTACCGGATTCTTCTTTAGCGCAGCCTGTAACTTAGCATTCGTTTTTATACCAGCAG AGTTGGGTGCCTTCCGCATGGTGGTGTACTTAGCGGGTAAATTCGGTATCTCACTGGTGTTCACATCTCTGTACCTCTATACGTCAGAGCTCTACCCCACCGAGTTTAGACATAGTCTCTTAGGGTTTTCATCAATGATCGGTAGAATTGGTTCTGTTTGTGCTCCGCTTACACCATTACTT ACTAACCTTTGGCACGGTTTGCCAAACACAATATTCGCCATTTTGGGATTGATATCTGGTGTTCTAGTTCTATCGCAACCAGAGACACTTGGAACAAACCTACCAGATACCCTGGAGGAAGCTGAAGATATCGGAAAGATAAAGGCGTAA